ATTctcaaaaaaacacaaaaaagcaaTTAACTCATAAAGATTGTTCAACGTACCAGTTGTGTACTGAGCCTATCAGTCCTCTGTCGTATATTATTTTAAGTGTGTTAGGTCCATCTTCTGGCACCACATTCATAACCCAAACATCTTTGTTCTTCAAAGCCCCTGCAAATGAACCCAGGTTTGCCTTCATGTCCATCACATTCCTTATTGTGTCGGAACTAATCTTTGGGCTCAAAAGATTCCAGTAATTTTCAACTCTTTGTTGCCAAACTTCCTGCACCACATTAATACTGTCATACACCAAGTATTTGTATGTTTGTGATCTTAAATAGCGAATATTACCCCGGCagagaaggggaaaaaaaatGCAGTCTGTTTTAAGAATTACCATGTCCTTCTCAAATATATCACTGGAGTAGCCAAAATCACCAAGACGAGGAGGAGGTGTAGTCAATCGAGCAGGCCAAGGAGCTAAACCACTTCCTCTTGCTCTATGGTTTTCTGAAAATAATGGACCAACAAATATGAGTGCTTTTTTCAACTCTCAATGCTATTTAGATACCGCAAAGCAATCAATATTTCCAGGTGCGTCCATTTTCTAGATTAATAATTCTCAaaattaaattaacttaaatcaACAATGTGATCAACTTAAAAAAGGGTTCTGGCATGTTACGTTGAGATTGCTCAAGGTGCTCAAGGCGACTACCAAAGCACAGAAGTATAAAAATTATTtagaaaatgaaggaaatagTACTCACGCTCAGAGTATGGTGTGATACAAGCCTCCATTTTCACATTATAGACAGCATCTGGATCATCATCAGACCTGCAGAGGGGTGGTTGAGTACCAGGGGGTCTTTCCATGTAACAATCATTCGTCAGCGGCTTGACCCAAATAACAGTTTGGTTCCTTTTGGAAGCTATTTTCCAGCACATCCGTTCCACAAGGGCACTCATCGCTTTCCAAATTTTAAGATCCTCTTCATCCTGTGCGTACGCTTCAGGAGATGAGTAGGCAAAATAACCTCCTGGTCTAAGTACCCTATCCAACTCAAGGAGAAGTATCCCATCCCTTTGAAGCCAATCAATCCTACAGCGAGAACAATGTGCCAGTTCAAAAGATCTACTTGGGTAAGGGAGTCTCTTGGTCCCCAAAACACCAAGATACGCAGGAATTCCTCTCTCCAATGCAAACTGGATCTGGTTTTGATGAACATCATTAGGTGCCAAAGACATTGCGATAATATCAGAAGAAAGCAGGTATCCTCCAAAACTAGCAACACCACAACCAACATCAAGGACCGTTCGGAGACTTCCTCCATTATTTAAAATGTTGTTAGGAAAGTTGAGCATCTGCCAATCCAAACCAAGAAAAGTCAGTGCTTtaatcatgaaaaaaaaaaagaaaagaaaaaaaaacaccataTTTACTAGCTTTCTACCAACTAATTATTTTTGCCTCCACTGTGAAGGGCCACTGACTTACATTAGCCATTGATGCGATGTACTTGTCAGCTCCATAATGGAAGTGAGTACCTCCTCCAGGAAATCCAATCTTTTCACCTTTGACAACCATCCACTTTTGGTCAGACTTCTCAGTTGCAAGGTGCGTATGAGGTATATTTGCTTTCCATACCTCGTCTCGGCTTTTAGGCCACTTGATTGGGATCTATTGCATAAAAACAGCAGAAAACTTCATACTATAATTCAAGAGAAAGTTCTAGTACAAAGCTTGCTCGCTCAATTCCATTTGATGTAAAGACTTAAGCAGGATCTCACCTTATATCCAGGAGGGGGTGGAATCAAACAGTTATATCGCCTTTCAGGCACTGGGCAGTGTCTCTCGTAATGCTCCATCACAGACAGATCCAACTTCAACCTTGTTTCATAAATAAGGTTTCTGTCTAAGCAAGGAATCAGTTCTGAATGTCTATCATCACAAACCTTCATCATTGAAAAATACTTATATTAGCCTTAAAAATATAACCCATATGAATTACTCATAAGTATACTATGAAGTGAAACGACATAGTAAATGTTAGCCAAGGCAACTCACCGGTATgctcttcaatataacaccatCCTCTTCATCTTCACCAAGTTTGGGAGGTGACTCGTCAACATCTTCATCCGCACCCAAGTAAGTAGAACCGAATTTTCTTATCTTACTGCCATACTCGAGACCAGAGGAACCATTTTTCTTAGAATACAAGTATAGGAGACCACAAATGATCACCAAAACAAGAACTGAGGTGACCAAACGTTTCTTTGGGATCCCATCAGCCCTTCCCCGTGACATTTTTCACAAACCAACACAGCAATTACCCTTCTACTTCGACTTCAACATGCAGAGTTCAAAATAAAGCTCCAGTTTCACTCCAGAAGGACGATCGGCGGATGTCCCACTTCAGAAACAGCT
This genomic interval from Malus domestica chromosome 05, GDT2T_hap1 contains the following:
- the LOC103435735 gene encoding probable methyltransferase PMT3; amino-acid sequence: MSRGRADGIPKKRLVTSVLVLVIICGLLYLYSKKNGSSGLEYGSKIRKFGSTYLGADEDVDESPPKLGEDEEDGVILKSIPVCDDRHSELIPCLDRNLIYETRLKLDLSVMEHYERHCPVPERRYNCLIPPPPGYKIPIKWPKSRDEVWKANIPHTHLATEKSDQKWMVVKGEKIGFPGGGTHFHYGADKYIASMANMLNFPNNILNNGGSLRTVLDVGCGVASFGGYLLSSDIIAMSLAPNDVHQNQIQFALERGIPAYLGVLGTKRLPYPSRSFELAHCSRCRIDWLQRDGILLLELDRVLRPGGYFAYSSPEAYAQDEEDLKIWKAMSALVERMCWKIASKRNQTVIWVKPLTNDCYMERPPGTQPPLCRSDDDPDAVYNVKMEACITPYSEQNHRARGSGLAPWPARLTTPPPRLGDFGYSSDIFEKDMEVWQQRVENYWNLLSPKISSDTIRNVMDMKANLGSFAGALKNKDVWVMNVVPEDGPNTLKIIYDRGLIGSVHNWCEAYSTYPRTYDLLHAWTVFSDIERKECSGVDLLIEMDRILRPKGFIIVRDKRKVVEFINKYMKALHWEAVATADAEGGSELDDDVVFIIQKKIWRTSESFRNVE